In one Gossypium hirsutum isolate 1008001.06 chromosome D09, Gossypium_hirsutum_v2.1, whole genome shotgun sequence genomic region, the following are encoded:
- the LOC107892559 gene encoding E3 ubiquitin-protein ligase RNF181 homolog, which produces MDRVKQIASLEAETLNRLSNWGRYSTSDDPTRTGKVEFMRCDDMRTEVAMRRARETNRDLETTLMEVQLEVNIELAKLLSETIHPDFAGTNGVEIEEEDGHVCGICVQYMEKGEEARGMRVCGHMFHDYCIFEWVKRKPNCPLCRCPIHTNTKH; this is translated from the coding sequence ATGGATAGGGTGAAACAAATAGCGAGCCTTGAAGCAGAAACCCTGAACAGATTAAGCAACTGGGGACGATACTCAACTTCGGATGACCCAACAAGAACGGGGAAGGTGGAGTTCATGAGGTGCGACGACATGAGAACGGAGGTGGCCATGAGGAGGGCTCGTGAGACCAACCGAGACTTGGAAACGACGTTAATGGAAGTCCAGCTGGAGGTGAATATTGAACTCGCCAAACTCTTGTCGGAAACAATCCACCCTGACTTTGCTGGAACAAATGGGGTGGAAATAGAAGAGGAAGATGGCCATGTTTGTGGGATTTGTGTACAGTATATGGAGAAAGGAGAGGAAGCAAGAGGCATGAGAGTGTGCGGCCATATGTTCCATGATTATTGCATTTTCGAGTGGGTTAAGAGGAAACCAAATTGCCCACTCTGTCGATGCCCAATCCATACTAACACCAAACACtaa